The genomic region CACTCACCGCGCACGACACCGAGCCGATCACCACGGTGGTCCCGTACGGGATGGGCACCCGGTAGCGGTACATGGCTTGGTCGCCGCGGCACGTCTTCGGCTCGTTCTGCTGTATCCGCCCGGATGGGTCGACGATCCACACGTTCCCGGGTTCGGTCTCGTCGTCGCAGGCCTGGGTGGGGTAGTCGACGACGGTCAAGTTGCAAATCGCGCCCTTCTCCGGCATGTCCGGCGACAATGCCCCACAGACGATGTTCTTGGACGGGGTGATGAACCCGCGATAGGAGCCCGGTTCGGTCGTGGGGAGCAGTTCGACGACGCGGCTTACTGGTTTCGGGTCGGTACCGATGGTGGTGTAGGTCAACCGGACCTTCACGTCCGGGCAGCAGTTGGCTGTCGCCATCGAGCGCCCGACGCCGGCGACGGCGATCTTGCCGGGCGCGACAGTGGTGGTTGCGGACACGAATCGCTCCGCGGCCGCGTAGCTCGCGAGGAGCCCCTTCGCGGAAGACGGGGCGTACACCCCGGAGAACGCGAGAACCACGACCGAACTGGGCGAAGTACTGGTTGGGCACTGCGCGGTGATCACCGCTTCCGGGATGCCGTCATCGTCGAGGTCGGCTGACTGTGGGGTCTGGATGACGTCAGCTGGCCCGGCCGTGCATCCGAGAACCGGGGTGATCACCTTCGCCCAATCCGTTCCCGGCCACACCGGATCCGCCGGACGGAGGTCGGTGGAGGCGGCGGTGCGCGGCGTTGCGACAATGGTGGTTCGAGACGGCGAGATTGGCCGCTCGAACGAACCTGTCGACTGCGGGGACGGCCTGCTCGGCGCAGCTGGGTCCGACGTAGAGGGCGGGGTGGCCGTTGGCGTCGAGGGCGTTCCGGCCGCCGAAGGTGTACTGGTCGATGAGGACGGCGTCGTGGTTGACTCGCTACTCGACGTCGACGAACTGCCCGGGTTTGCCGACGGCGCCAGAGATGACGCCCGACTCGGCTGCGTGCCGGCCGACACGGGCTGGCCCGCAACGACTCCTCCGCAGCCGGCGACCAACACGGTCGCGATTGCTGCGACGGTCGCGTTCCTCAACCAGTTGCGAACCCTCATGGTTCTCCTCCCCTTCTTCAATTCTTCTGTGCGGAAGCGGCTCCGGCAACATGCGTTCCAGATCTGACCCGGTCGCTGCCCCTGCCCCAGCGGAGCCGCTGAGCTGCCGATTGCGACCCAGGCTCAGCACAGCGACCTGGGCACGTGCCGCGGGTTTCACTCGCCCTACGAGGTGAGCGGAGACTCACCCCGCTCGCGCCAGTCCTGTCAGCTGGGTGCTGTTCGAGGTTCGGCGCCGACAGGAGAGGTGTGCGGTGGGACCTGCACCGCCGGTCAGTGGTGGTAGCTGTTGTTGGCCATGACGATGTGCGGGTTCACATTCTTGCGGTTCGAGGACACCGCGGCCCAGATCCCACAGATGACGAAGCTGAGCGGAAGGAACACCGCCAGCCCGAACCCGAACGTGGCGAAGCCAACAATGAACCCGACGATCGTCATGAACAGGAACATGAGGATCGCGCCGGGCACGGTGGCGTACAACATTCCGAGCGGCCCGAACACCAGTCCGAGGATGAACGCGAGACCGGAAGATTTCTGGGAGTTGTTGACGATCACCACTTGTTGGCTGCTGCCGAATGCGGCCTGGTGGACTGCAGGCGCTGTGTGCTGGGTCCATGCGGTTCCGTCCCAGTAGCGCTGCACACCCTGCTGCTGCGGATCCGGATACCAGCCCGAACCGTACTCAGCCGAGGTCGACTCAGCGGAGGATTGTTTGTCCAATTCCACGACGGTGATCGCTGGGAGGTTCGGCGCAGCTGCAGGTGGATCGGTGCGTTCCGTCCAGTCGTCGCCGTCCCAGTAGCGCCGCCCCGCAGCGTTGTGCGGATCCGGGTACCACCCTGCTTGCGTCATCTGAATCCTGTCTTCTCAACGGTTGTCTCTTGTGACGTTGTCGTGGTGCGTGACCACAGGCATGTGGTGCGATGGCCTGGGCTGCAACAGGTGTGGTTGTGTCCACGGATCAATTTCTGCTGAAGGCGGCACGCGGCATGCCGGGTCTCAGCACGGCACGGCCCGCGGTCCGGGGGATCGTCATCGAGTGTGTGACTGTCGAGACTGACCCTGGCCGGTTCGGTCACGGCGTGGTGGCCGCGGCGCGTTGTGATGACCGCAGATCGAACGGTCATCGCCCGGGAGCGGAGTGGTGTGCGGCAGCGGCGCGTGATCGATTGCCGGCGCGATGGGGATGTTCCTGATGGCCAGGCGCCGAGAAGTGTCGTGCTGAAACACGGGTGTAGGTCGCGTGCGGCGTGGGCTCGGCCGGCGCGAGACCGTGCATCCGGTTGCCGACCGCCCGGCCAGGGACCACGCAAAGTCCGGGTCCAGGAGCGAGGTCGTGCCGACCACACACCCGTGGATATCAATCCAAGGCCGTTCATTCAAGTGCCCCCCGTTCAGCGATCGTCCACCACTTGACGTGGCGCACTATCGACCCCCGCCGACGTTGTGTACCGCCCCGTCCGGCATATTCCGC from Nakamurella sp. A5-74 harbors:
- a CDS encoding DUF2510 domain-containing protein encodes the protein MTQAGWYPDPHNAAGRRYWDGDDWTERTDPPAAAPNLPAITVVELDKQSSAESTSAEYGSGWYPDPQQQGVQRYWDGTAWTQHTAPAVHQAAFGSSQQVVIVNNSQKSSGLAFILGLVFGPLGMLYATVPGAILMFLFMTIVGFIVGFATFGFGLAVFLPLSFVICGIWAAVSSNRKNVNPHIVMANNSYHH